In one Roseburia intestinalis L1-82 genomic region, the following are encoded:
- a CDS encoding YesL family protein gives MKFFSVDSPLYRFLSRVLDILKLNFLWILGSLPVFTIGASTTAAMSVALKLADDEEGYIAKSYFEAYKANFKQGVPMGLIFLVAWYAVYLDFQLFGAVKNNPVILLIIGMVSVFLVIIAMIYSFSLLARYENTVVRTIQNSMDISRKYFGKTLILVILVAAEVLIFQYNSTMIFLGILFGPGFIIYTVAAVSKRVFLQIERVNREGE, from the coding sequence ATGAAATTTTTTAGCGTTGACAGTCCATTGTACCGTTTTTTAAGCAGAGTACTTGATATTTTAAAACTAAATTTTTTATGGATTCTTGGAAGCCTGCCGGTTTTTACGATCGGGGCATCGACCACGGCGGCAATGTCGGTTGCGTTAAAGTTAGCGGATGATGAGGAGGGCTATATCGCGAAATCATATTTTGAAGCGTACAAGGCAAACTTTAAACAGGGCGTTCCGATGGGACTGATCTTTCTGGTTGCATGGTATGCGGTATATCTTGACTTCCAGCTGTTTGGAGCAGTGAAAAATAATCCGGTCATTTTGCTGATCATCGGTATGGTGTCCGTATTTCTTGTGATCATTGCGATGATCTATTCCTTTTCACTGCTGGCAAGATATGAAAATACGGTGGTCCGCACGATCCAGAATTCTATGGATATTTCAAGAAAATATTTTGGAAAAACACTGATCCTTGTGATCCTCGTCGCAGCAGAAGTGCTGATCTTCCAGTATAATTCAACCATGATATTTCTTGGAATCTTATTTGGACCTGGATTTATCATTTACACGGTCGCAGCAGTAAGCAAACGTGTATTCTTACAGATCGAGCGTGTGAACCGCGAGGGCGAGTGA
- a CDS encoding beta-galactosidase has protein sequence MIESSKVHKILYGGDYNPEQWPEEIWKEDMRLFKLAHIDVVTLNVFSWAALQPDEITYDFSKLDKIMEYVKENGLKVCFATSTGAHPAWMARKYPDILRVEHNGMKRKFGARHNSCPNSPTYRKYSVALAAKLAERYKDYDNIVAWHISNEYGGECYCENCEKAFRVWLHKKYGTLDELNRVWNTSFWGHTFYDWDDVVLPDMRSEEFNWDGIRTNFQGISLDYRRFNSDSILDCYKLERDAVKEYTPDIPVTTNLMGFYPSLDYQKWAKEMDFISWDSYPSFGAETENNAMAHDLMRGLKGGKPFALMEQTPSVSNWHTYCALKRPGVMRLYSYQAAAHGADTIMFFQMRRSIGACEKYHGAVIDHVGNENTRVFREITALGEELTELSDTLLGARTPAEVAVVFDWDNWWATVLSAGPSRCINYYEEIYQYYKALLNLHIPMDFVGVDDDLSGYKVVMAPMLYMCKDGYDEKIRSFVKAGGTFLTSYFSGYVEDHDLVITGGYPGRLRDILGIWVEESDAIPAGDAGMKHTFAYKDVTYPAEVLCDLSHTEGAETLATYDNDFYAGMPVLTCNTFGSGKACYVATRSNQDFYRTFLTDIMKEAGVEPLAEGSDKVEITLRENKNGSFLFLLNPTDESQEVTLKKAGTDLLGGMTYQAGEKVVLPAKAVAIVQSR, from the coding sequence ATGATCGAGAGCAGCAAAGTACATAAAATTTTATATGGTGGAGATTACAACCCGGAACAGTGGCCGGAGGAGATCTGGAAAGAGGACATGCGCCTGTTTAAATTAGCGCACATTGATGTCGTGACGCTCAATGTTTTCAGCTGGGCAGCACTGCAGCCGGATGAAATTACCTATGATTTTTCCAAACTGGATAAGATCATGGAGTATGTGAAAGAAAACGGATTGAAAGTCTGCTTTGCAACTTCGACAGGGGCACATCCGGCGTGGATGGCAAGAAAGTACCCGGATATTTTGCGTGTCGAGCATAATGGCATGAAGCGGAAATTCGGAGCACGTCATAATTCCTGCCCGAACAGCCCGACTTACCGGAAATATTCTGTGGCACTTGCCGCAAAACTGGCAGAGCGATACAAAGATTATGACAATATCGTTGCATGGCATATTTCCAATGAATATGGCGGGGAATGTTACTGCGAAAACTGTGAAAAAGCATTCCGTGTATGGCTGCATAAAAAATATGGAACGCTGGATGAGTTAAACCGTGTATGGAACACTTCTTTCTGGGGACATACCTTTTATGACTGGGATGATGTTGTTTTGCCGGATATGCGTTCAGAGGAGTTTAACTGGGATGGCATCCGTACCAATTTCCAGGGGATTTCACTCGATTACCGCAGATTCAATTCGGACAGTATCTTAGACTGCTACAAATTAGAGCGCGATGCGGTAAAAGAGTACACGCCGGATATTCCGGTTACCACAAATCTGATGGGATTTTATCCATCATTAGACTACCAGAAATGGGCAAAAGAAATGGATTTTATTTCCTGGGACAGCTATCCTTCCTTTGGCGCAGAGACAGAAAACAATGCGATGGCACATGATCTGATGCGTGGATTAAAGGGTGGCAAACCGTTTGCACTGATGGAACAGACACCGAGTGTGAGTAACTGGCATACCTACTGTGCCTTAAAGCGACCAGGTGTGATGCGCTTATACAGCTATCAGGCGGCAGCGCACGGCGCAGATACGATCATGTTTTTCCAGATGAGAAGAAGCATTGGTGCCTGTGAGAAATATCACGGTGCAGTGATCGACCATGTCGGCAATGAGAATACGAGAGTGTTCCGTGAGATCACAGCACTTGGCGAAGAACTGACTGAACTTTCTGATACACTGCTTGGTGCAAGAACTCCGGCAGAAGTGGCAGTTGTATTTGACTGGGATAACTGGTGGGCAACGGTATTATCCGCAGGCCCAAGCCGTTGTATCAATTATTATGAGGAGATTTATCAGTATTATAAGGCACTGTTAAATCTTCATATCCCAATGGATTTTGTTGGTGTGGACGATGATCTGTCCGGTTATAAAGTTGTCATGGCACCGATGTTATACATGTGCAAAGACGGTTATGATGAAAAGATCCGCAGCTTTGTCAAAGCGGGCGGCACCTTTCTGACCTCCTATTTCAGCGGATATGTGGAAGACCATGACCTTGTGATCACAGGCGGATATCCGGGCAGACTGCGCGATATTTTGGGTATCTGGGTAGAAGAATCCGATGCGATTCCGGCAGGAGATGCTGGCATGAAACATACCTTTGCATACAAAGATGTGACTTATCCGGCAGAAGTGCTTTGTGATTTATCACATACCGAAGGCGCAGAAACACTCGCAACCTATGATAATGACTTCTATGCCGGAATGCCCGTACTGACCTGCAACACCTTTGGATCCGGAAAAGCCTGCTACGTCGCAACCCGCTCCAATCAGGACTTCTACCGCACTTTCTTAACTGACATTATGAAAGAAGCCGGCGTAGAACCACTCGCAGAAGGCAGTGACAAAGTAGAGATCACTCTCCGCGAAAACAAAAACGGCAGCTTCCTCTTCCTCTTAAATCCGACGGACGAATCACAGGAAGTAACGCTGAAAAAAGCCGGAACTGACCTGCTCGGCGGAATGACTTACCAGGCAGGAGAGAAAGTTGTACTTCCGGCAAAAGCAGTGGCGATCGTTCAAAGCAGGTAA
- a CDS encoding alpha-L-fucosidase: protein MSEQQKEQQLLETVDRIIAEGPYQPAWSSLMQAKTPDWFKQKRFGIFIHWGVYSVPANSNEWYPRNMYIEGMPAYEHHIKTYGSQKDFGYKDFIPMFHAEKFDPAEWVRLFKEAGAGYVFPVAEHHDGFQMYKSELSHWNSAETGPKRDVLGELKAEIEKQGLTFCTSSHRAEHWFFLGHGKEFDSDIKEPLQKGDLYWPSMPEPDAEDLYGEPYPTEEFLNDWLARTAEIILNYKPSLLYFDWWVQHQAFKPYLKKLAAFYYNCGVKWGKDVKICYKHDAMMFGSGIVEVERGGFAEAKPYDWQTDTAVARNSWCYTDTLDYKSSNEIICTLVDVVSKNGNLLLNIGPKADGTIPDGDRAILEDLAKWMRVNSEAVIGANVWRKSMEGPTAAAEGQFQDQKELKFTNKDYRFTINHGNIYAIALQCPKDGVFCIRSLADSSDQNVPEFHGIIESVDILGYDGRLQWSVDGEGLHVTAPGIDSEFPVVVRVRPE, encoded by the coding sequence ATGTCGGAACAGCAGAAAGAACAACAACTTCTCGAAACCGTAGACCGCATCATCGCAGAAGGCCCGTACCAGCCAGCCTGGTCATCCCTGATGCAGGCGAAAACCCCTGACTGGTTTAAACAGAAAAGATTTGGCATCTTCATCCACTGGGGCGTCTACAGTGTTCCCGCCAACTCCAACGAATGGTACCCAAGAAACATGTACATCGAGGGAATGCCCGCATACGAACACCATATAAAAACCTACGGCAGCCAGAAAGACTTTGGATATAAAGACTTCATCCCGATGTTCCACGCCGAAAAATTTGACCCGGCAGAATGGGTGCGTTTATTCAAAGAAGCCGGTGCCGGTTATGTGTTTCCGGTTGCAGAACACCATGATGGATTTCAGATGTACAAAAGTGAACTGTCCCACTGGAATTCGGCAGAGACGGGGCCGAAACGGGACGTACTTGGTGAACTGAAAGCGGAGATTGAGAAACAGGGACTTACGTTCTGCACATCATCCCACCGTGCAGAACATTGGTTTTTCTTAGGACACGGAAAAGAATTTGACAGTGATATCAAAGAACCATTGCAAAAAGGAGATCTGTACTGGCCGTCCATGCCGGAACCGGATGCAGAAGATCTCTACGGAGAGCCGTATCCGACAGAAGAATTTTTAAATGACTGGTTAGCACGCACAGCGGAAATTATATTAAATTATAAACCATCCCTGCTGTATTTTGACTGGTGGGTGCAGCATCAGGCGTTCAAACCATATTTAAAGAAACTCGCTGCATTTTATTACAACTGCGGCGTGAAATGGGGCAAAGATGTTAAAATCTGTTATAAACATGATGCGATGATGTTTGGCAGTGGAATTGTGGAAGTGGAGCGCGGTGGGTTTGCGGAAGCAAAGCCCTATGATTGGCAGACCGATACGGCAGTTGCAAGAAATTCCTGGTGCTATACTGACACATTGGATTATAAAAGCAGCAATGAGATCATTTGTACACTCGTGGATGTAGTCAGCAAAAATGGTAATCTTCTGTTAAATATCGGTCCGAAGGCGGATGGAACGATCCCGGATGGTGACCGTGCTATTTTGGAAGATCTTGCAAAATGGATGAGAGTAAACAGTGAGGCCGTTATCGGTGCAAATGTCTGGCGAAAATCCATGGAAGGTCCGACGGCAGCGGCAGAAGGACAGTTTCAGGATCAGAAAGAACTGAAATTTACAAACAAAGATTACCGTTTTACGATTAATCATGGAAATATTTACGCAATTGCGTTACAATGTCCTAAAGATGGTGTTTTCTGTATCCGTTCACTGGCAGACAGCAGTGATCAGAATGTGCCGGAGTTTCATGGTATCATTGAGTCGGTGGATATTTTAGGATATGATGGCAGGCTGCAATGGTCTGTGGACGGGGAAGGACTTCATGTAACCGCACCTGGAATAGACAGTGAGTTTCCGGTTGTTGTGCGTGTGCGTCCGGAATAA
- a CDS encoding sensor histidine kinase translates to MLFIYIAGGILPILLLDIYTYQNTRSVLIQKAKESEMDGLNMIADSMSESMSVISDISKQMYFDEKIEHIAFHQYENYSEILADYRDYDTISDYLKYYYHEISSITLYLNNDTISNNEYFVHVDQEIAEKPWYQNTLELNGKPYWSYSYDSLKRKDSLRMSRLLYTKDMQPVGVLAINMQYKRTELPVQDTYLVYNDTVVLHRNEYERDTDEMILLLKQIKDDTYSGKMRFQGEDTCLLSTVRVKPDYSDDYYTLVSVCPYEEIAGSAARSALGSLVPQLVCVVSGLGIILVFSNQFSTRVNTFRLQMHKAATGDFDITEDIGGEDEISDLYRDLKVMIDSIQELMNNVIKERVQKEQVNARQKEVEFKMLASQINPHFLYNTLETIRMQARIHNQPDIEELAKMLAKIMRRNIQVSNTLQPLKSELKLVEYYLKIQDYRFHDRIHYRIETEGDIEPLKVMPLLIQPFVENAFVHGLEAKESGGEIVIRVEVRSHLWITVTDNGCGMSMEKLDEVRRGLNDFENLDRTHIGICNVNQRIKLQYGEDYGVEFESRTGAGTKVCIKLPVLTSEIM, encoded by the coding sequence ATGCTCTTTATATACATTGCCGGAGGAATTCTGCCGATTCTGCTGTTGGATATTTATACTTATCAGAATACGAGATCGGTGTTGATCCAGAAAGCGAAGGAAAGCGAGATGGATGGGTTAAATATGATCGCGGATTCAATGAGCGAGAGTATGTCCGTCATCTCCGACATTTCCAAACAGATGTACTTTGATGAAAAGATTGAGCATATCGCATTTCATCAGTATGAAAACTATTCGGAGATTCTTGCAGATTACAGAGACTATGATACCATTTCTGATTATCTGAAATATTATTATCATGAAATTTCAAGTATCACGTTGTATCTGAATAATGATACAATTTCCAATAATGAATATTTTGTACATGTAGATCAGGAGATTGCAGAGAAGCCATGGTATCAGAATACGCTCGAACTGAATGGAAAACCGTACTGGTCTTATTCGTATGATTCGTTAAAACGCAAGGATTCACTCCGGATGTCGAGACTTTTATATACGAAGGATATGCAGCCGGTCGGTGTACTTGCAATTAACATGCAGTATAAGAGGACGGAGCTGCCTGTGCAGGATACTTATTTAGTGTATAATGACACGGTGGTTCTGCACCGCAATGAATATGAACGGGACACGGATGAAATGATTCTGCTGTTAAAGCAGATCAAAGATGATACTTATTCCGGCAAAATGCGTTTTCAGGGGGAAGATACCTGTCTGTTATCGACGGTGCGGGTAAAACCGGACTATTCGGATGATTATTATACCTTAGTCAGTGTATGTCCGTATGAAGAGATCGCAGGATCGGCAGCCCGCAGTGCGTTGGGAAGTCTTGTGCCACAGCTTGTCTGTGTGGTGTCTGGTCTTGGAATTATTCTGGTATTTTCCAATCAGTTCAGTACGAGGGTAAATACATTCCGTCTGCAGATGCATAAGGCTGCAACTGGAGATTTTGATATCACGGAGGATATCGGCGGGGAGGATGAGATCTCGGATCTCTACCGGGATCTGAAGGTAATGATCGATTCCATACAGGAACTGATGAATAACGTGATCAAAGAACGTGTGCAGAAAGAACAGGTCAATGCAAGGCAGAAAGAAGTGGAATTTAAAATGCTTGCAAGCCAGATCAATCCACATTTTCTGTATAACACGTTAGAGACGATCCGTATGCAGGCAAGAATTCATAATCAGCCGGATATCGAGGAACTGGCAAAAATGCTTGCAAAGATCATGCGGAGAAATATCCAGGTAAGTAATACCTTGCAGCCGTTAAAATCAGAACTGAAACTGGTTGAGTATTACCTGAAAATACAGGATTACCGTTTCCATGACAGGATCCATTACCGTATTGAAACGGAGGGGGACATTGAGCCGTTAAAGGTTATGCCGCTTTTGATCCAGCCTTTTGTGGAGAATGCTTTTGTGCATGGACTTGAAGCAAAGGAGAGCGGCGGTGAGATCGTGATCCGGGTTGAAGTGAGATCACATCTCTGGATCACCGTGACGGATAATGGATGCGGAATGTCCATGGAAAAATTAGATGAAGTACGGAGAGGTTTGAACGATTTTGAAAATCTGGACCGGACACATATTGGAATCTGCAATGTCAATCAGAGAATCAAGCTCCAGTATGGGGAGGATTATGGAGTGGAATTTGAGAGTAGGACAGGAGCGGGAACAAAAGTATGTATTAAACTTCCGGTGCTGACATCGGAAATCATGTGA
- a CDS encoding extracellular solute-binding protein: MGRSFFYRYACSLLAYNSHAGRRIACGIMTGSLLMGLYGCSAAENTVAVDTQQQETTQESLEPVTFTFYSADGLEDTWTDPVAQMITEKTGVTLKMDYPADSNDNRIELMVATGEYPDFVFAKGSVSTLIRNDALIDMSDLIDEYGPNIKKLYGDEYENLRYSSEDPSIYQLCSDKVQEETLETSGTAQLQWAVLQENQYRVPYTLEEYTQMIRDYMEKYPMINGKPAIGISIVCSDWHWYTMLSNPSGYMNGSADNGQWIVDDEKQEVYYKHAADGQKEYYKWLNEMYNEGILDPEFATQTHEDFVLKVAEGRVLGLLDEEWDYTGAEISLRADGQEEHTYAGLPVTIDRSVKCPSLKQQNLAVGWGIGITKSCKDPVRAVRFLDWLCSDEAQILLNWGIEGVDYYYDENGKRCITEEDLEASRKDTNYSERTGVGFRVYPYPSYGNQSVDSTGNSYSKSSREMVKEGYDEMEKEALKAWNVDMLTDIFPQKEEFSKDAYSPLWAMTLPDELEKMLVALDNVSWKGLIECVVSPADDFDAKWDELQQNLKDAGLEKADREMTALLRDEISRRE; encoded by the coding sequence ATGGGAAGGAGTTTTTTTTACAGGTATGCATGTAGTTTACTTGCGTACAATTCGCATGCAGGCAGGCGGATTGCATGTGGTATTATGACAGGAAGTCTGTTGATGGGTTTATATGGCTGCAGTGCTGCGGAAAATACGGTGGCTGTGGATACACAGCAGCAGGAAACCACACAGGAATCATTAGAACCGGTCACATTTACATTTTACAGTGCGGATGGATTGGAGGATACCTGGACGGATCCGGTTGCGCAGATGATTACAGAAAAGACAGGGGTCACATTGAAAATGGATTATCCTGCAGACAGTAATGACAACAGGATAGAACTTATGGTGGCAACCGGGGAATACCCGGATTTCGTGTTTGCCAAGGGTTCGGTATCAACGCTGATCCGCAACGATGCATTGATCGATATGTCGGATCTGATAGATGAGTATGGTCCGAATATTAAAAAGCTGTATGGAGATGAATATGAAAATCTGCGTTATTCCAGTGAGGATCCGTCCATTTATCAGCTGTGCAGTGACAAAGTGCAGGAAGAAACCTTAGAAACATCCGGAACTGCCCAGCTGCAGTGGGCAGTATTGCAGGAAAACCAGTATCGTGTACCATATACGTTGGAAGAATACACGCAGATGATCCGTGATTATATGGAAAAGTATCCAATGATCAACGGAAAGCCGGCCATTGGTATTTCGATCGTCTGTTCCGACTGGCACTGGTATACCATGTTATCGAACCCATCCGGGTATATGAATGGTTCCGCAGACAACGGGCAGTGGATCGTGGATGATGAAAAACAGGAAGTTTATTATAAACATGCAGCGGACGGGCAGAAAGAATATTATAAATGGCTGAATGAAATGTACAATGAGGGCATTTTAGATCCTGAATTTGCGACGCAGACGCATGAGGATTTTGTTTTAAAAGTTGCAGAGGGAAGAGTGCTTGGACTTTTGGATGAGGAATGGGATTATACAGGCGCTGAGATATCCCTGCGGGCAGATGGACAGGAGGAGCACACCTATGCGGGGCTTCCGGTCACAATTGATCGATCCGTGAAATGCCCTTCTTTAAAACAGCAGAATCTTGCGGTAGGCTGGGGGATTGGTATTACAAAAAGCTGTAAAGATCCGGTTCGGGCTGTCAGGTTTTTGGACTGGCTCTGCAGTGATGAGGCACAGATCCTGTTAAACTGGGGGATTGAGGGTGTCGATTATTATTATGATGAAAACGGAAAACGGTGCATTACGGAGGAGGATCTTGAAGCGTCCCGGAAAGACACCAATTATTCTGAGCGCACAGGTGTGGGATTTCGTGTTTATCCATATCCAAGTTATGGAAATCAGTCGGTTGATTCCACGGGCAATTCCTATAGTAAGAGCTCAAGGGAAATGGTAAAAGAAGGCTATGATGAGATGGAAAAAGAAGCACTGAAAGCATGGAATGTTGACATGCTGACCGATATTTTCCCACAGAAAGAAGAATTTTCAAAAGATGCATATTCCCCATTATGGGCGATGACACTGCCAGATGAACTGGAAAAAATGTTAGTTGCGTTAGATAATGTATCGTGGAAGGGACTCATTGAGTGTGTTGTCAGTCCAGCCGATGATTTTGATGCGAAATGGGATGAATTACAGCAGAATTTAAAGGATGCCGGATTAGAAAAAGCAGACCGGGAAATGACCGCATTGCTGCGGGATGAGATCAGCCGCAGAGAGTAA